The following coding sequences are from one Deltaproteobacteria bacterium PRO3 window:
- the xerC gene encoding tyrosine recombinase XerC: MNRVEEFLNYLRTEKNCSAHTLKNYAIDLRELTAFLKEVHPEWVKEGEVQWECLPLLPLRAYLARAHGRLKASSLGRRIASLRSFYKFLAKRGLIQRNVALELSAPKLPKTLPKFLDVDEAFRLMELPQGEGFEARRDRAILELFYSSGLRIGELTALKTAALDLKEGMVRVQGKGRKERLVPVGQKARAALVAYLEVRPQIRVQSGFEDFVFLGKQGKAIHPRVIAKRLQDYAVQLGLPKKVTPHMLRHSFATHLMNNGADLRGIQELLGHSSLSTTQKYTHISLDKLMDVYDKSHPKA, encoded by the coding sequence ATGAACCGCGTCGAGGAATTTTTAAATTACCTGCGGACCGAGAAGAACTGCTCGGCCCACACGCTGAAAAACTACGCCATCGACCTGCGCGAGCTGACGGCCTTTCTCAAGGAAGTGCACCCGGAGTGGGTGAAAGAGGGTGAGGTCCAATGGGAGTGCCTGCCGTTGCTGCCGCTCCGTGCCTACCTGGCCCGGGCCCACGGCCGGCTGAAGGCCAGCTCGCTGGGCCGGCGCATCGCCTCGTTGCGCAGCTTCTACAAGTTTCTGGCCAAGCGCGGCCTGATCCAGCGCAACGTCGCCCTGGAGCTGTCCGCCCCCAAGCTCCCCAAGACGCTGCCCAAATTCCTCGACGTCGACGAGGCCTTCCGCCTGATGGAGCTTCCCCAGGGCGAGGGCTTCGAGGCGCGGCGCGACCGGGCCATTCTCGAGCTGTTTTATTCCAGCGGCCTGCGCATCGGCGAGCTGACGGCCCTCAAGACCGCCGCGCTCGACCTGAAAGAAGGCATGGTGCGGGTGCAGGGCAAGGGGCGCAAGGAGCGCCTGGTTCCGGTCGGACAGAAAGCCCGAGCGGCCCTGGTGGCCTACCTGGAGGTTCGCCCGCAAATCCGCGTCCAGAGCGGTTTTGAGGACTTCGTTTTCCTGGGCAAGCAGGGCAAGGCGATCCATCCCCGGGTGATCGCCAAGCGCCTGCAAGACTACGCCGTCCAGCTTGGCCTGCCCAAGAAGGTGACCCCGCACATGCTGCGGCACAGCTTCGCCACCCACTTGATGAACAACGGCGCCGATCTGCGTGGAATCCAAGAGCTATTGGGCCACTCCAGCCTCTCGACGACGCAGAAATACACCCATATTAGCCTTGACAAGCTGATGGACGTCTACGACAAGTCGCACCCGAAGGCCTGA
- the hslV gene encoding ATP-dependent protease subunit HslV: protein MDKTFHATTILAVRRNGQVAVAGDGQVSFNNTVMKSGAKKVRRMKEGKVVAGFAGSTADAFTLFEKFEAKLEQFNGNITRAAVELAKDWRTDRILRRLEAMLIVANHEKTFTLSGNGDVIEPDDGIAAIGSGGPYALAAARALLQNTQLSAKEIALAAMKIAADICIYTNDSVTLEEIE, encoded by the coding sequence TTGGACAAGACTTTTCATGCCACCACCATCCTCGCCGTCCGCCGCAACGGCCAAGTCGCCGTCGCCGGCGACGGCCAGGTCTCCTTCAACAACACGGTGATGAAGTCGGGCGCCAAGAAGGTACGCCGGATGAAAGAGGGCAAGGTCGTGGCCGGCTTCGCCGGCTCCACCGCCGACGCCTTCACGCTCTTCGAAAAATTCGAGGCCAAGCTCGAGCAGTTCAACGGCAATATCACCCGCGCCGCCGTCGAGCTGGCCAAGGACTGGCGCACCGATCGCATCCTGCGCCGCCTCGAGGCCATGCTGATCGTCGCCAACCACGAGAAGACCTTCACCCTCTCCGGCAATGGCGACGTGATCGAGCCCGACGACGGGATCGCCGCCATCGGCTCGGGAGGGCCCTACGCCCTGGCCGCGGCCCGGGCCCTGCTGCAAAACACCCAACTGAGCGCCAAAGAGATCGCCCTAGCCGCGATGAAGATCGCCGCCGACATCTGCATCTACACCAACGACTCCGTCACCCTGGAAGAGATCGAATAG
- the hslU gene encoding ATP-dependent protease ATPase subunit HslU: MKAVNFTPREIVSELDRYIIGQKAAKRAVAIALRNRWRRQNVAPDLRDEIAPKNIIMIGPTGVGKTEIARRLAKLANAPFIKVEASKFTEVGYVGKDVESIIRELTETAVKMLREEETAQVQAKAEDMAEERLLDLLLPTTPKPNPAEPEGAAAPTREKLRQQLKEGKLNDRSVELEPSGPPAGVMPMFEVVSGPNLDELGANLKEMMSGLFSKGRKRSKLKVPEALKALAQEEAAKLIDMDAVTKRAIERVEQSGIVFLDEIDKIAGKESQHGPDVSREGVQRDILPIVEGSNVNTKYGMVRTDHILFIAAGAFHVSKPSDLIPELQGRFPIRVELDSLGKGDFLRILQEPANSLTKQYEALLATEQVKVQFTPDGLQEIAEFAAVVNERTENIGARRLHTIMEKVLDEISFEAPDRRGLELKVDAAYVRDKLADVVKDQDLSRYIL; this comes from the coding sequence ATGAAAGCCGTCAACTTCACCCCCCGCGAGATCGTCTCCGAGCTCGACCGCTACATCATCGGCCAAAAGGCCGCCAAGCGGGCCGTGGCCATCGCCCTGCGCAACCGCTGGCGCCGCCAGAACGTCGCCCCCGACCTGCGCGACGAGATCGCCCCCAAGAACATCATCATGATCGGGCCGACCGGCGTCGGCAAGACCGAGATCGCCCGCCGTCTCGCCAAGCTGGCCAACGCGCCCTTCATCAAGGTCGAGGCCAGTAAGTTCACCGAGGTGGGCTACGTCGGCAAGGACGTCGAATCGATCATCCGCGAGTTGACCGAGACTGCGGTCAAGATGCTCCGCGAGGAGGAGACCGCCCAGGTCCAAGCCAAGGCCGAGGATATGGCCGAGGAGCGCCTGCTCGACCTGCTCCTGCCCACCACGCCCAAGCCCAATCCCGCCGAACCCGAGGGCGCGGCGGCCCCCACCCGGGAGAAGCTGCGCCAGCAACTGAAAGAGGGCAAGCTGAACGACCGCAGCGTCGAGCTGGAACCTTCCGGCCCGCCCGCCGGCGTCATGCCGATGTTCGAGGTCGTCTCCGGTCCTAATCTCGACGAGCTGGGCGCCAACCTCAAAGAGATGATGTCGGGCCTCTTCTCGAAGGGCCGGAAGCGCAGCAAGCTGAAGGTCCCCGAGGCCCTCAAGGCCCTGGCCCAGGAAGAGGCCGCCAAGCTGATCGACATGGACGCGGTCACCAAGCGCGCCATCGAACGGGTCGAGCAGAGCGGGATCGTCTTCCTGGACGAGATCGACAAGATCGCCGGAAAAGAGTCCCAGCACGGGCCCGACGTCTCCCGCGAGGGGGTGCAGCGCGACATCCTGCCCATCGTTGAGGGCAGCAACGTCAACACCAAGTACGGCATGGTGCGCACCGACCACATCTTGTTCATCGCGGCGGGCGCCTTCCACGTCTCCAAGCCCAGCGACCTGATCCCCGAGCTGCAGGGCCGTTTTCCGATCCGGGTCGAGCTCGATTCCCTGGGCAAGGGCGATTTTTTGCGCATCCTTCAAGAGCCCGCCAACTCGCTGACCAAGCAGTACGAGGCCCTCCTTGCCACCGAGCAGGTGAAGGTCCAGTTCACCCCCGACGGCCTCCAGGAGATCGCCGAGTTCGCCGCCGTGGTCAACGAGCGTACCGAAAACATCGGGGCCCGGCGCCTCCATACCATCATGGAGAAGGTCTTGGACGAGATCTCCTTCGAGGCCCCCGACCGCCGGGGCCTGGAGCTCAAGGTCGACGCCGCCTATGTCCGGGACAAGCTGGCCGACGTGGTCAAAGATCAGGACCTCAGCAGATACATATTGTGA